The sequence GACGACATCGAGGTCACCAACGAGACGCCCATCATCTCCTCGGGGCTGGTGGACAGCTTCTCCATGGTCTCCCTCAAGGTCTTCCTGGAGAAGAAGTACAACATCAAGCTCCCCGACGAGGAGGCCACCCCCGAGGCCTTCGACACGGTGAACTCCATCGTGGAGCTGGTCAAGAAGTACCAGAAGTAGGACACCCCCCACCCCAACCCTC is a genomic window of bacterium containing:
- a CDS encoding acyl carrier protein yields the protein MSCEMHETVRQYIVDEYVDEDDDIEVTNETPIISSGLVDSFSMVSLKVFLEKKYNIKLPDEEATPEAFDTVNSIVELVKKYQK